From a single Drosophila sulfurigaster albostrigata strain 15112-1811.04 chromosome 3, ASM2355843v2, whole genome shotgun sequence genomic region:
- the LOC133844410 gene encoding gamma-aminobutyric acid receptor alpha-like: MCCSRRGARRATETSTTSGNASADLIVVVVGRTMSSWLWTRMWLWLWQGQRLSLRIFKVLISCWLLMCCIYTNAWQASIGLQLGVMAGSIKGRGDAHRLDEIGAGSLTRSWLTQSNNHANISELLDNLLRGYDNSIRPDFGGPPATIEVDIMVRSMGPISEVDMTYSMDCYFRQSWVDKRLAFEGGQDTLALSVSMLARIWKPDTYFYNGKQSYLHTITTPNKFVRIYQNGRVLYSSRLTIKAGCPMNLADFPMDIQKCPLKFGSFGYTTSDVIYRWNKERPAVAIAEDMKLSQFDLVDCPAGNLTDIVYKAAAPMPQGYNNKDTLSPKQTPNSNNNNNKAMTTFAGPGAKNQHVRGTGLKLDKGAFGSGRGVAGGGGLVTNLAGSITLETHHPSEYSMLMVNFHLQRHMGNFLIQVYGPCCLLVVLSWVSFWLNREATADRVSLGITTVLTMTFLGLEARTDLPKVSYPTALDFFVFLSFGFIFATILQFAVVHYFTKYGSGECYFIIEELDSDSAESETDVDASGQSDFRSSSESKIYEVIPLSMCAINMPSAGNPSGMLRSRRSTRNRRHGLGGSSFWRCLDWFSWRRRQRRPKRKATCSDDDDDEDDEQTQLRADEAPCTSAAAAAAAAAAAAAAEQNSPPVVGRRRMSFYRREELEARRKGKRTPQYNSVSKIDRASRIVFPLLFFLINVFYWYGYLSRSSRILANTPTST; encoded by the exons ATGTGCTGCAGTCGAAGAGGAGCAAGAAGAGCAACCGAAACAAGTACAACATCCGGCAATGCGTCGGCTGacctcatcgtcgtcgtcgtcggccgGACCATGTCCTCCTGGCTGTGGACGAGgatgtggctgtggctgtggcaaggACAACGTTTAAGCTTGCgcatatttaaagttttgatTAGCTGCTGGCTTCTAATGTGCTGCATTTACACAAATGCCTGGCAAGCGTCCATCGGTCTTCAACTTGGCGTCATGGCTGGCAGCATCAAGGGACGCGGCGATGCACATCGCCTGGACGAGATTGGTGCCGGCTCACTGACTCGCTCCTGGCTAACGCAAAGCAATAATCATGCTAATATCTCCGAGCTGCTCGACAATTTGTTGCGTGGCTACGACAATAGCATTCGACCCGATTTTGGGG GTCCCCCGGCTACAATAGAAGTCGACATAATGGTGCGTAGCATGGGTCCCATATCGGAGGTGGATATG ACATATTCGATGGACTGTTACTTTCGGCAATCCTGGGTGGATAAACGTCTCGCCTTCGAGGGTGGCCAGGATACGCTGGCGCTGTCAGTGTCAATGTTGGCGCGCATTTGGAAGCCCGATACGTATTTTTACAATGGCAAACAGAGCTATTTGCACACGATTACCACGCCGAATAAGTTCGTTCGCATCTATCAGAATGGACGCGTTCTGTACTCGAGTCGTCTGACAATCAAAGCCGGTTGTCCCATGAATCTCGCGGATTTTCCCATGGACATACAGAAATGTCCTCTGAAATTTGGATCAT TTGGCTACACCACGTCGGATGTCATTTATCGGTGGAACAAAGAGCGTCCTGCAGTTGCCATTGCTGAGGACATGAAATTGTCACAATTCGATTTGGTCGATTGTCCGGCGGGTAATTTGACGGACATTGTTTACAAGGCAGCCGCACCCATGCCCCAGggctacaacaacaaggacacGCTGTCACCCAAGCAGACgccaaacagcaacaacaacaacaacaaggcaatGACCACGTTCGCTGGTCCTGGTGCCAAAAATCAACATGTACGCGGCACTGGCTTAAAGCTAGACAAAGGTGCCTTCGGTTCGGGACGGGGCGTGGCAGGAGGCGGTGGCCTTGTCACAAATCTGGCGGGCAGCATCACCCTCGAAACGCATCATCCGT CGGAATACTCCATGCTGATGGTCAACTTTCATCTGCAGCGTCACATGGGCAACTTTCTCATTCAGGTCTACGGACCCTGCTGTCTCCTAGTCGTTCTCAGCTGGGTCTCCTTTTGGCTGAATCGCGAGGCAACCGCCGATCGAGTTTCCCTTGGCATTACCACAGTTCTGACCATGACATTTCTGGGATTGGAGGCACGCACTGATCTGCCCAAGGTGTCGTATCCCACTGCCTTGGATTTCTTTGTCTTTCTCTCGTTTGGCTTCATCTTTGCCACCATTCTGCAGTTTGCTGTTGTGCATTATTTCACCAAATACGGTTCGGGCGAGTGTTATTTCATTATCGAGGAACTCGACTCGGATTCGGCCGAGTCCGAGACGGATGTCGATGCCAGCGGACAGTCGGATtttcgcagcagcagcgagtccAAGATCTACGAGGTGATACCATTGTCCATGTGCGCCATCAATATGCCCAGTGCTGGCAATCCAAGTGGCATGTTGCGCTCCAGACGCAGCACACGCAATCGTCGACACGGCTTGGGAGGCTCGAGCTTCTGGCGCTGTCTGGATTGGTTCAGCtggcgacgacgacagcggCGTCCCAAACGCAAGGCCACATGTtccgatgacgacgacgacgaggatgaTGAGCAGACGCAGCTGCGTGCCGACGAAGCACCTTGCACCtcggcagctgcagcggcggcggcggcagcggctgcagcagcagctgagcagAACTCTCCGCCTGTGGTGGGACGTCGACGCATGTCCTTCTATCGCCGGGAGGAGTTGGAGGCACGTCGCAAGGGCAAACGGACGCCGCAATACAATTCGGTATCGAAGATCGATCGTGCCTCGCGAATTGTGTTTCCGCTGCTCTTCTTTCTGATCAATGTGTTCTACTGGTATGGCTATTTGTCGCGTAGCTCACGCATTTTGGCCAATACGCCGACGAGCACCTGA
- the LOC133840312 gene encoding glycerol-3-phosphate phosphatase codes for MYKQTCTNLLNLSKDEVKAWLDSFDSVITDCDGVLWVYGEPIAGSADAMNNLKTIGKSIYFCTNNSTKTRAELLKKGVDMGYHITENGIISTAHATAAYLKAHNFSKKVYVIGSEGITKELDAVGIAHTTVGPDQMHGSLGEFMSKHLVLEKDIGAVVVGFDEHFSFPKMTKAASYLSDPNCLFIATNTDERFPMPTLVVPGSGSFVRAIQTCAEREPIVIGKPNPAICAPLINQKIIDPSRTLMVGDRANTDVLLGYNCGFQTLLVGTGIHQLSDVAEWKQSKNPEDKKLIPDVYLPRLGDLLPFIVDKATGGSY; via the exons ATGTATAAACAAACGTGCACCAACCTATTGAACCTATCAAAAGATGAGGTCAAAGCTTGGCTAGATAGCTTTGATTCTGTTATTACTGATTGCGATG GCGTGCTGTGGGTCTATGGTGAGCCAATTGCTGGATCCGCAGATGCTatgaataatttgaaaacCATAGGcaaaagcatttatttttgcacaaatAACTCGACAAAGACTCGCGCCGAGTTGCTTAAAAAGGGCGTTGATATGGGATATCACATCACTGAAAATGGTATCATATCAACTGCCCATGCTACAGCAGCTTATTTAAAGGCACACAACTTTAGCAAAAAGGTCTATGTGATTGGATCGGAGGGTATTACTAAAGAACTGGATGCCGTAGGCATTGCACATACAACAGTTGGCCCAGATCAGATGCACGGATCGTTGGGAGAGTTTATGTCAAAGCATTTAGTATTGGAGAAGGATATTGGCGCCGTTGTGGTTGGATTCGATGAACATTTTAGCTTTCCGAAAATGACAAAAGCCGCATCGTACCTTAGCGATCCGAACTGCTTATTCATCGCCACAAATACGGATGAACGTTTTCCAATGCCAACGCTTGTCGTGCCAGGCAGCGGTAGTTTTGTGAGAGCCATTCAAACATGTGCGGAACGGGAACCGATCGTTATTGGTAAACCGAATCCGGCCATTTGTGCACCATTGATCAATCAGAAGATTATTGATCCATCGCGAACTCTGATGGTTGGCGATCGTGCCAATACAGATGTACTTCTAGGATACAATTGCGGCTTTCAAACGCTGCTGGTTGGCACCGGCATCCATCAGTTGAGCGATGTTGCCGAGTGGAAGCAGAGCAAAAATCCAGAGGACAAAAAGCTAATACCTGATGTGTACCTGCCCAGATTGGGAGATCTGCTGCCTTTTATTGTTGATAAGGCAACTGGTGGCAGTTATTaa
- the LOC133840309 gene encoding dihydrolipoyl dehydrogenase, mitochondrial, translated as MQSTLSRAAAVAKSQLRTNAAILGSLNARFYSATHEADIVVIGSGPGGYVAAIKAAQMGMKTVSVEKEATLGGTCLNVGCIPSKALLNNSHYYHMAHSGDLAKRGINCGEVTLDLEKLMAQKTNAVKGLTGGIAMLFKKNKVTQLTGFGSIVNPNEVLVKKNDGTTETVKTKNILIATGSEVTPFPGITIDEEVIVSSTGALKLAQVPKHLVVIGAGVIGLELGSVWSRLGAEVTAIEFMDTIGGVGIDNEVSKTFQKVLTKQGLKFKLGTKVMGASRSGNNVTVNVEDAKSGAKEEIQCDALLVSVGRRPYTEGLGLEGVGIVKDDRGRIPVNATFQTVVPNIYAIGDCIHGPMLAHKAEDEGLITIEGINGGHVHIDYNCVPSVVYTHPEVAWVGKSEETLKQEGVAYKVGKFPFMANSRAKTNNETDGFVKVLADQATDRVLGTHIIGPSAGELINEAVLAMEYGASSEDIARVCHAHPTCAEALREANVAAAFGKPINF; from the exons ATGCAGTCGACGTTATCGAGAGCTGCGGCTGTTGCCAAG TCTCAGCTACGCACCAATGCTGCGATTTTGGGCTCATTAAATGCCCGCTTCTATTCCGCAACACACGAAGCTGATATTGTGGTGATTGGCTCTGGCCCTGGTGGCTATGTGGCCGCCATCAAAGCGGCCCAAATGGGCATGAAGACCGTCAGCGTGGAGAAGGAGGCAACGCTCGGCGGCACCTGTTTGAATGTCGGTTGCATTCCATCGAAGGCACTGCTCAACAATTCGCATTATTATCATATGGCACACTCCGGTGATCTGGCAAAGCGTGGCATCAACTGCGGTGAGGTGACACTCGATCTGGAGAAGCTGATGGCCCAAAAGACGAATGCCGTCAAGGGCTTGACGGGCGGCATCGCGATGCTGTTCAAGAAGAACAAGGTCACCCAGCTGACGGGCTTTGGCAGCATTGTCAATCCCAACGAAGTGCTGGTGAAAAAGAACGACGGCACCACCGAAACGGTGAAGACCAAGAACATATTGATTGCCACCGGCTCCGAAGTGACTCCCTTCCCAGGCATCAcg ATCGATGAGGAAGTGATTGTGAGCAGCACTGGAGCCTTGAAACTGGCTCAGGTGCCCAAGCATTTGGTTGTGATCGGCGCTGGTGTTATTGGCCTCGAACTGGGCTCAGTGTGGTCTCGTTTGGGCGCTGAAGTCACTGCCATTGAGTTCATGGACACTATTGGCGGTGTGGGCATCGATAATGAGGTGTCTAAGACCTTCCAGAAGGTCCTCACTAAACAAGGACTCAAGTTCAAGCTGGGCACTAAAGTAATGGGCGCCTCACGCAGCGGCAACAATGTCACCGTCAACGTAGAGGATGCCAAGTCTGGTGCCAAGGAGGAGATCCAGTGCGATGCTCTGTTGGTGAGCGTGGGACGTCGCCCCTACACCGAGGGTCTTGGCCTCGAGGGTGTTGGCATTGTGAAGGACGATCGTGGTCGCATTCCCGTCAATGCCACGTTCCAGACGGTCGTGCCAAACATTTATGCCATCGGCGATTGCATTCATGGCCCAATGTTGGCCCACAAGGCTGAGGATGAGGGCTTGATTACCATCGAGGGCATCAATGGCGGTCATGTGCATATCGATTACAACTGCGTGCCCAGCGTGGTCTACACACATCCCGAGGTCGCGTGGGTTGGCAAATCCGAGGAGACGCTGAAGCAGGAGGGTGTCGCCTACAAGGTCGGCAAATTCCCCTTCATGGCCAATTCGCGTGCAAAGACAAACAACGAGACCGATGGTTTCGTTAAAGTTTTGGCTGATCAGGCCACAGATCGCGTGCTGGGAACGCACATCATTGGCCCCTCGGCCGGTGAGCTGATCAATGAGGCTGTTCTGGCCATGGAGTATGGCGCATCGTCTGAGGATATTGCCCGTGTCTGTCATGCTCATCCA ACCTGCGCTGAGGCTCTGCGTGAGGCgaatgtggctgctgcttttggcaAACCCATTAATTTCTAA
- the LOC133840313 gene encoding glycerol-3-phosphate phosphatase, translating to MFKASGTNLLDLQAEQVSDWLKSFDTIISDGDGTIWFDDTAIEGAVEVLNALQSRAGKKIYLMTNNGLKTRNEIFQRAQKLGIQIPNESHIISPTQTIVDYLKQHKTFDRTKRVYVVGNAAIARELNDAGIESFGAGKAEELQPGDKWQEFVQREFSTPAAAANIGAVVVGWDEYFSYCKLARACHILSSNPDCLFLVTNKDAVHKYPSLHIPGTGAFVAAIETCAERPALEMGKPNPLVLEPLLSTAALQPERTLMIGDCCKVDVTFARNCNMQSLLVGTGSYQLDKLRENPQLPMPDVYLPKLGNLLPYI from the exons ATGTTTAAGGCGAGCGGCACGAATTTGCTAGATCTTCAGGCCGAACAGGTGAGCGACTGGCTGAAGAGCTTCGATACGATTATCAGTGACGGCGACG GCACAATATGGTTTGATGATACGGCTATCGAAGGCGCTGTAGAAGTGTTGAATGCACTGCAATCGCGTGCTGGAAAAAAGATTTACTTGATGACAAATAATGGCCTCAAGACTCGCAATGAAATCTTCCAACGCGCTCAAAAACTGGGCATTCAGATACCAAATGAATCGCATATCATTTCGCCGACACAAACCATTGTTGATTATCTCAAGCAGCACAAGACATTCGACCGCACAAAGCGGGTTTACGTGGTGGGAAATGCGGCTATTGCCAGGGAATTAAACGACGCCGGCATTGAGAGCTTTGGTGCTGGTAAAGCCGAGGAACTGCAGCCAGGTGACAAGTGGCAGGAGTTTGTCCAGCGTGAGTTTAGCACGCCCGCAGCTGCGGCCAATATTGGAGCCGTTGTTGTCGGTTGGGACGAGTATTTCAGCTACTGCAAATTGGCCCGTGCCTGTCACATTTTGAGCAGCAATCCCGATTGCCTATTTCTCGTTACGAACAAGGATGCCGTGCACAAATATCCCTCTCTTCACATACCCGGCACCGGCGCCTTTGTCGCCGCCATCGAAACCTGTGCCGAACGTCCGGCATTGGAAATGGGCAAACCGAATCCTTTGGTGCTTGAGCCACTGCTGAGCACAGCTGCATTGCAGCCAGAGCGTACGCTAATGATTGGCGATTG CTGCAAAGTCGACGTCACCTTTGCCAGGAACTGTAACATGCAATCCCTCCTAGTGGGCACGGGCAGCTATCAATTGGATAAGTTGCGTGAGAACCCCCAGCTGCCAATGCCAGATGTTTATCTGCCCAAGCTAGGCAATCTATTGCCTTATATATAG
- the LOC133840311 gene encoding mediator of RNA polymerase II transcription subunit 19, whose product MMSNYGNIMMDSPRSSPHGGRSPVVARQDSSGTLKTTISLGKTPTIIHTGPFYSMKEPPAKAELTGDKDLMTEYGLHHTLTKFKEKKFKESLASFLPNIPGINDLITHPVENSTLRSVIEKPPIGGKELLPLTAVQLAGFRLHPGPLPEQYRTTYATPARKHKNKHKKHKHKDGVTTGGTESTLLDSAGLETYEKKHKKQKRHEDDKERKKRKKEKKRKKKNQSPEPGSALGMGMPGGGGALAGGMGAGPVMGATAGMSNNPMGSSGVMGGMNTGMGLNSFPPSLQMQQQQQPQQQLSMQHQQQHQHQQQMPSGALLGSVLGTSGGGPGGNPSSGGAGGPGSLLVSQF is encoded by the exons ATGATGAGCAACTACGGCAACATTATGATGGACTCACCGCGCTCCTCGCCCCACGGCGGTCGATCGCCAGTGGTGGCGCGACAGGACTCGTCGGGAACGCTGAAGACAACGATATCGTTAGGTAAAACACCAACAATAATACACACAGGACCATTCTATTCGATGAAGGAGCCACCAGCGAAGGCTGAATTGACAGGTGACAAGGATCTCATGACCGAATATGGACTGCATCATACGCTAACAAAATTCAAGGAGAAAAAGTTCAAGGAATCCTTGGCCTCTTTTCTGCCAAATATACCCGGCATCAATGACCTCATCACGCATCCCGTCGAGAACAGCACACTGCGCAGCGTAATCGAGAAGCCGCCCATTGGTGGCAAAGAGCTGCTGCCACTGACTGCCGTGCAGTTAGCCGGTTTTCGTTTGCATCCTGGACCG CTGCCGGAACAGTATCGCACCACATATGCAACACCTGCGcgtaaacacaaaaacaagcacaaaaagcacaaacacaaagacGGCGTCACCACGGGCGGTACAGAGTCAACGCTGCTGG ATTCCGCTGGCTTGGAGACCTACGAGAAGAAGCACAAAAAGCAGAAACGTCACGAGGATGACAAAGAGCGCAAGAAGCgtaaaaaggaaaagaaacgaaaaaagaaaaatcaaagtCCTGAGCCTGGGTCAGCGTTGGGCATGGGCATGCCCGGCGGTGGCGGTGCCTTGGCTGGTGGCATGGGAGCTGGACCAGTTATGGGCGCCACAGCGGGCATGTCAAATAATCCAATGGGATCAAGCGGCGTTATGGGCGGCATGAATACGGGCATGGGTCTTAATAGTTTTCCGCCATcgctgcaaatgcaacaacagcagcagccacaacaacagttgtcaatgcagcaccaacagcaacatcagcatcaacaacaaatgcccAGTGGAGCGTTATTGGGCTCTGTGCTTGGCACGAGCGGCGGTGGACCGGGCGGCAACCCGAGTAGTGGCGGAGCGGGCGGTCCAGGCAGTTTATTAGTGTCACAGTTTTAG
- the LOC133845197 gene encoding uncharacterized protein LOC133845197: MQLAVVVGIVSFTKAHRYLAEYEDDELFSDCPNQPENVLNIHGLANLTELTFTRQQDNFHVSGNFTLLWNIEKTDRVQGTFVIFKYDRREWVPTLYTIKCNDFCPILFDKNQYWYSLWTKYITNIDEIKNKCLNVPGTKIIQEDFDMHIEIANAMDNMEGEHKIRVELQAFDQSNRMRPTSICYEVKVNFVKLARKLNAKLP, from the exons A TGCAATTGGCAGTAGTCGTCGGAATAGTGAGCTTCACAAAAGCCCATAGATACTTAGCCGAGTATGAAGATGATGAGTTGTTCAGTGACTGTCCCAACCAACCGGAGAATGTACTAAATATTCATGGACTCGCAAATTTGACAGAGTTGACTTTTACCCGACAACAGGACAATTTTCATGTATCAGGAAATTTTACGTTGCTATGGAATATTGAGAAAACGGATCGCGTTCAG GGGACGTTtgtcatttttaaatatgatcGTCGGGAGTGGGTACCAACTCTGTACACTATAAAATGTAATGATTTTTGTCCAATACTGTTTGATAAGAATCAATATTGGTACTCATTATGGACAAAATACATAACGAATATCgacgaaataaaaaacaagtgtCTAAATGTTCCGGGG ACAAAAATTATACAAGAAGACTTCGATATGCATATAGAAATCGCAAATGCAATGGATAATATGGAAGGAGAACATAAAATACGAGTTGAGCTTCAAGCATTTGACCAGTCAAACAGAATGCGTCCAACTTCCATATGTTATGAAGTTAAAGTAAACTTTGTAAAATTAGCacgaaaattaaatgcaaaattgccCTAA